In Tepidimonas taiwanensis, the following are encoded in one genomic region:
- the eutC gene encoding ethanolamine ammonia-lyase subunit EutC translates to MKPVEFMAESEGVVVPTGPTSALAPSVWERLREHTPARIGLGRCGVGLPTAELLRFGLAHAQARDAVHVPLDITTLVHALRDDGWPEPLVLHSRAGTRRDYLLRPDWGRRLDEPSVRLLQKVSGKGPCPDLVLVVADGLSALGIQRHAVALLRAIRDVQEPDWVLAPPVVVEQGRVAVGDEIGELLEAQMVAVIIGERPGLSSPDSLGIYLTYQPRVGCRDAQRNCISNVRPEGQDLVIAAKRLMWLAREARRQGCTGVALKDMSGLPLTRADILDAPASSEALTSQRR, encoded by the coding sequence ATGAAGCCTGTTGAATTTATGGCGGAATCAGAAGGAGTCGTGGTGCCAACCGGGCCCACCTCTGCGCTGGCCCCATCGGTTTGGGAGAGGTTGCGCGAGCACACGCCCGCGCGAATCGGCCTGGGGCGTTGCGGTGTGGGACTGCCCACGGCGGAGCTGTTGCGATTTGGGCTGGCACACGCTCAAGCCCGTGACGCTGTCCATGTGCCGCTGGATATCACCACCTTGGTGCATGCGTTGCGCGACGATGGGTGGCCTGAGCCGCTGGTACTGCATAGCCGCGCCGGTACCCGGCGCGATTATTTGCTGCGCCCAGATTGGGGGCGTCGGCTGGACGAACCCAGCGTGCGGCTCTTGCAGAAGGTGAGTGGCAAGGGACCTTGCCCGGATTTGGTTTTGGTCGTGGCTGATGGTTTGTCTGCGTTGGGTATTCAACGCCACGCCGTCGCGCTGCTGCGTGCCATTCGCGACGTGCAGGAGCCGGATTGGGTGCTGGCACCACCCGTAGTGGTCGAGCAAGGGCGCGTGGCCGTTGGCGACGAAATCGGCGAGCTACTGGAGGCGCAGATGGTTGCCGTCATCATCGGCGAGCGGCCCGGATTGAGCTCGCCCGATAGCCTTGGTATTTATCTTACGTACCAGCCCCGTGTGGGGTGCCGCGACGCGCAGCGCAACTGCATTTCGAATGTTCGACCCGAAGGGCAAGATTTGGTAATCGCAGCCAAGCGCTTGATGTGGCTCGCACGCGAAGCTCGGCGTCAGGGTTGCACGGGCGTTGCGCTAAAGGACATGAGCGGGCTGCCACTGACGCGCGCCGACATACTCGATGCGCCCGCGAGCTCGGAGGCGCTCACAAGTCAACGCCGGTGA
- a CDS encoding polyprenyl synthetase family protein produces the protein MLNTTAAPSPALTLIADEMRAVDAVIQQRLGSEVPLVGQVAHYIIGAGGKRVRPALLLLVCGALGCTDARRHTLAAVVEFIHTATLLHDDVVDESTLRRGRDTANQVFGNAASVLVGDFLYSRAFQMMVDCGEMRIMRVLADATNVIAEGEVLQLMNMHDAHLDEAAYLRVIRAKTAKLFEASARLAAILAGADPATEEACATYGQALGAAFQIVDDVLDYEGDTAELGKNLGDDLREGKVTLPVICTLRRCTEPEAALIRTAIETGGTQRLDEILAIVRRSGGLAEARAHAAAEAQRAIAAAQALPPGDAVREKYREALLQLAAQLLTRRA, from the coding sequence ATCTTGAATACAACCGCCGCCCCCTCCCCAGCGCTGACCCTGATCGCCGACGAGATGCGCGCCGTCGACGCGGTCATCCAGCAACGGCTCGGCAGCGAGGTGCCACTGGTCGGACAGGTGGCGCACTACATCATCGGCGCGGGCGGCAAGCGCGTGCGGCCCGCGCTGCTGCTGCTGGTGTGCGGGGCGCTGGGCTGCACCGATGCGCGCCGCCACACGCTGGCCGCCGTCGTCGAGTTCATCCACACCGCCACGCTGCTGCACGACGATGTGGTGGACGAGTCCACCCTGCGGCGCGGCCGCGACACCGCCAACCAGGTGTTCGGCAACGCCGCCAGCGTGCTGGTGGGGGATTTCCTGTACTCGCGCGCCTTCCAGATGATGGTGGACTGCGGCGAGATGCGCATCATGCGCGTGCTGGCCGACGCGACCAACGTGATCGCCGAAGGCGAGGTGCTGCAGCTGATGAACATGCACGACGCGCACCTGGACGAAGCGGCGTACCTGCGCGTCATCCGCGCCAAAACGGCCAAACTGTTCGAGGCGAGCGCCCGGCTGGCGGCGATACTGGCCGGTGCCGACCCCGCCACGGAGGAGGCCTGCGCCACCTACGGGCAGGCGCTGGGTGCCGCGTTCCAGATCGTCGACGACGTGCTCGACTACGAGGGCGACACCGCCGAGCTGGGCAAGAACCTTGGCGACGACCTGCGCGAAGGCAAGGTGACGCTGCCCGTCATCTGCACGCTGCGCCGCTGCACCGAACCGGAAGCGGCGCTGATCCGCACCGCGATCGAGACCGGTGGCACGCAGCGGCTCGACGAGATCCTGGCCATCGTGCGCCGCAGCGGCGGGCTGGCCGAGGCGCGCGCCCACGCGGCCGCCGAGGCGCAACGCGCCATCGCGGCGGCGCAGGCACTGCCGCCCGGCGATGCGGTGCGCGAGAAGTACCGCGAAGCTCTGCTACAATTAGCGGCTCAACTGCTGACGCGCCGCGCGTGA
- the ahcY gene encoding adenosylhomocysteinase encodes MNAPLKHPLPTDCVIADIGLAEWGRKEIRIAETEMPGLMAIREEYAASQPLKGARIAGSLHMTIQTAVLIETLQALGARVRWASCNIFSTQDHAAAAIAAAGTPVFAFKGETLEQYWDYTHRIFEFGPAGAPDEGPNMILDDGGDATLLMHLGVKAERDPSVLDHPHSEEERVLFAAIRARLAQDPTWYSRKSAQIIGVTEETTTGVNRLKQMAARGELMFRAINVNDSVTKSKFDNLYGCRESLVDGIKRATDVMIAGKIAVVCGYGDVGKGSAQALRALSAQVWVTEIDPICALQAAMEGYKVVTMDYAADKADIFVTATGNKHVITYEHMARMKDQAIVCNIGHFDNEIDVASLEARCRWEEIKPQVDHVIFEDGKRIILLAKGRLVNLGCATGHPSYVMSSSFANQTIAQIELYSHRDYYEKGKVYVLPKHLDEKVARLQLKKLGAMLTELTDEQAAYIGVPKEGPYKPDTYRY; translated from the coding sequence ATGAACGCACCGCTGAAACATCCCCTGCCCACCGATTGCGTGATCGCCGACATCGGCCTGGCCGAATGGGGGCGCAAGGAAATCCGCATCGCCGAAACCGAAATGCCCGGGTTGATGGCGATCCGCGAGGAATACGCCGCCAGCCAGCCCCTCAAGGGCGCGCGCATCGCCGGCAGCCTGCACATGACCATCCAGACCGCCGTGCTGATCGAGACGCTGCAGGCGTTGGGGGCGCGGGTGCGCTGGGCGTCGTGCAATATTTTTTCGACGCAGGACCACGCGGCCGCCGCGATCGCCGCGGCCGGCACGCCGGTATTCGCGTTCAAGGGCGAGACGCTGGAGCAGTATTGGGACTACACGCACCGGATTTTCGAGTTCGGCCCGGCGGGCGCGCCCGACGAAGGCCCCAACATGATCCTGGACGACGGCGGCGATGCGACGCTGCTGATGCACCTGGGCGTCAAGGCCGAGCGCGATCCCTCGGTGCTCGACCACCCGCACAGCGAGGAGGAGCGCGTGCTCTTCGCCGCGATCCGCGCCCGGCTGGCGCAGGACCCGACGTGGTACAGCCGCAAGAGCGCGCAGATCATCGGCGTGACCGAGGAAACCACCACCGGCGTCAACCGGCTCAAGCAGATGGCCGCGCGCGGTGAGCTGATGTTTCGCGCGATCAACGTCAACGACAGCGTCACGAAGAGCAAGTTCGACAATCTCTACGGCTGCCGCGAGTCGCTGGTCGATGGCATCAAGCGCGCCACCGACGTGATGATCGCCGGCAAGATCGCGGTGGTGTGCGGCTACGGCGACGTCGGCAAGGGCAGCGCGCAGGCGCTGCGGGCGCTGTCGGCCCAGGTGTGGGTGACCGAGATCGACCCGATTTGCGCGCTGCAGGCGGCGATGGAAGGCTACAAGGTCGTGACGATGGACTACGCCGCCGACAAGGCCGACATCTTCGTCACCGCCACCGGCAACAAGCACGTCATCACCTACGAACACATGGCCCGCATGAAGGACCAGGCCATCGTGTGCAACATTGGCCACTTCGACAACGAGATCGACGTGGCGTCGCTGGAGGCGCGCTGCCGCTGGGAGGAAATCAAGCCCCAGGTCGATCACGTGATCTTCGAGGACGGCAAGCGCATCATCCTGCTGGCCAAGGGTCGGCTGGTCAACCTGGGCTGCGCCACGGGTCATCCGAGCTACGTGATGAGCAGCTCGTTTGCCAACCAGACCATCGCGCAGATCGAGCTCTACAGCCACCGCGACTACTACGAAAAAGGCAAGGTCTACGTGCTGCCCAAGCATCTGGACGAGAAGGTGGCGCGGCTGCAGCTGAAAAAACTCGGCGCGATGCTGACCGAGCTCACGGACGAACAGGCCGCCTACATCGGCGTGCCGAAGGAGGGGCCGTACAAGCCCGACACCTACCGCTACTGA
- a CDS encoding TlyA family RNA methyltransferase: MRADQWLVQRGLAPTRSAAQRLIERGAVRWRAGPDAPWQPVRKAGDAVPPTADVVLADDAELRYVSRGGLKLAGALAHTGLDVRGWRCLDVGQSTGGFTDCLLQAGAARVVGVDVGHGQLHERLRADPRVVAIERCNARTLDAAALLQAGGADAAPPFDLIVGDLSFISQTLVWPALVPLLAPHGQMLMLVKPQFELQPADIGKGGLVKDAAAYGRVRARIEQAATALGLRLRNYFDSPIAGGDGNREFFAWLCR; this comes from the coding sequence GTGCGCGCGGACCAGTGGCTGGTGCAACGGGGGCTCGCGCCCACGCGCTCGGCGGCGCAGCGGCTCATCGAGCGCGGCGCGGTGCGCTGGCGCGCCGGCCCCGACGCGCCGTGGCAGCCGGTGCGCAAGGCCGGTGACGCCGTGCCGCCCACGGCCGACGTCGTGCTGGCCGACGATGCCGAGCTGCGTTACGTCTCGCGCGGCGGGCTCAAGCTTGCCGGGGCGCTGGCACACACCGGGCTGGACGTGCGCGGCTGGCGCTGCCTCGACGTGGGCCAGAGCACGGGCGGATTCACCGACTGCCTGCTGCAGGCGGGGGCGGCGCGTGTCGTTGGCGTCGACGTCGGGCATGGGCAGTTGCACGAGCGGCTGCGCGCCGATCCGCGCGTGGTGGCCATCGAGCGCTGCAACGCGCGCACGCTGGACGCGGCCGCGCTGCTCCAGGCCGGGGGGGCCGACGCGGCACCGCCCTTCGACCTCATCGTCGGCGACCTGTCGTTCATCTCACAGACGCTGGTGTGGCCGGCGCTCGTGCCGCTGCTCGCACCGCACGGCCAGATGCTGATGCTGGTCAAGCCCCAGTTCGAGCTGCAACCGGCCGACATCGGCAAGGGCGGGCTGGTCAAGGACGCCGCCGCTTACGGCCGGGTGCGCGCGCGCATCGAACAGGCCGCGACGGCGCTGGGGTTGCGGCTGCGCAACTACTTCGACAGCCCGATCGCCGGCGGCGACGGTAACCGGGAGTTTTTTGCATGGCTTTGTCGTTGA
- a CDS encoding ethanolamine ammonia-lyase subunit EutB — protein MRYCVDVAGVRYRFESLRELLAKASPLRSGDCLAGLAADSEQERMAARWVLAEVPLRQFLEEPVVPYEVDEITRLIIDTHDAAAFAPVASMTVGAFRDWLLSDAASGDTLRTLAPGLTPEMVAAVSKLMRNLDLMLVAKRCEVVTRFRNTLGLRGRLAVRLQPNHPTDDPSGIAASIVDGLLLGAGDAVIGVNPASDSVPDLVRLQHLLADIVERGEIPTQTCVLTHVTNTMQAMEVGAPVDLVFQSIAGTEAANRSFGIDLALLDEAHAMAQAQQRGTVGDNVMYFETGQGSALSAQAHHGVDQQTCEARAYAVARRYRPLLVNTVVGFIGPEYLYDGKQIIRAGLEDHFCGKLLGLPMGCDICYTNHAEADQNDMDNLLGLLASAGVNFVIGVPGADDVMLNYQSTSFHDALSVRQLLGLRCAPEFEAWLHKMGIVDDDGQPCTVNAVAQLAQTLGALPQPV, from the coding sequence ATGCGTTATTGCGTTGATGTGGCGGGTGTTCGCTATCGATTCGAAAGTCTGCGCGAGCTGTTGGCAAAAGCCTCGCCACTTCGGTCCGGAGACTGTCTGGCTGGGTTGGCGGCCGATAGCGAACAAGAGCGTATGGCGGCACGCTGGGTTTTGGCGGAGGTGCCGCTGCGGCAGTTTCTTGAGGAACCGGTGGTCCCTTATGAAGTCGATGAGATCACCCGTTTGATCATCGACACCCATGACGCCGCCGCGTTTGCGCCGGTAGCGTCGATGACCGTCGGTGCATTTCGCGACTGGTTACTCAGCGACGCGGCCAGTGGTGACACGTTGCGCACATTGGCTCCCGGGTTGACGCCAGAGATGGTGGCGGCGGTCAGCAAGCTCATGCGTAACCTGGACCTGATGCTGGTCGCCAAGCGCTGCGAGGTGGTCACGCGTTTTCGCAATACGTTGGGTCTGCGTGGGCGACTGGCCGTGCGCTTGCAGCCTAACCACCCCACGGACGACCCGTCGGGCATTGCCGCCAGTATCGTCGATGGCTTGCTGCTGGGCGCGGGCGACGCCGTCATCGGCGTCAACCCGGCGTCAGACAGTGTGCCGGACTTGGTGCGCTTGCAGCACTTGTTGGCTGACATTGTCGAGCGCGGTGAAATTCCCACCCAGACCTGTGTGCTCACGCATGTGACCAACACCATGCAGGCGATGGAAGTGGGGGCCCCAGTCGACCTGGTGTTTCAGTCGATCGCTGGCACGGAAGCCGCCAACAGATCTTTTGGGATCGATTTGGCGTTGCTCGATGAGGCGCACGCCATGGCGCAGGCACAGCAGCGCGGCACGGTTGGCGACAACGTCATGTATTTTGAAACAGGCCAAGGCAGTGCACTGTCTGCGCAAGCCCACCATGGCGTAGATCAGCAAACCTGCGAGGCGCGCGCCTACGCCGTCGCTCGCCGTTACCGACCTTTGCTCGTTAACACCGTGGTTGGCTTTATTGGGCCCGAGTATTTGTACGACGGCAAACAAATTATTCGCGCAGGGTTGGAGGATCACTTTTGCGGCAAATTACTGGGTTTGCCAATGGGGTGTGATATTTGCTATACGAACCATGCCGAGGCGGATCAAAACGACATGGACAACCTGTTGGGGTTGCTGGCCAGTGCTGGGGTCAATTTTGTGATTGGAGTGCCAGGTGCTGACGATGTCATGCTCAACTACCAGAGCACCTCGTTTCACGACGCGCTGTCGGTTCGGCAGCTCTTGGGGCTGAGGTGCGCGCCGGAGTTTGAAGCGTGGCTGCACAAGATGGGCATTGTGGATGACGACGGCCAACCCTGTACTGTCAACGCCGTAGCACAGCTGGCGCAAACCTTGGGGGCCCTGCCGCAGCCTGTATGA
- the metF gene encoding methylenetetrahydrofolate reductase [NAD(P)H] — MALSLSFEFFPPKTPEGAAKLRAARQRLYAARPDFCSVTYGAGGSTQEGTFATVAEILAEGVSAAAHFSCIGATRERVRAQLAQLQAMGVKRLVALRGDLPSGYGLGGAFTYARDLVAFIRAEFGDAFHIEVAAYPEMHPQARSPQADLQAFAEKVRAGADSAITQYFFNTDAYFRFVDDAYALGVDVPIVPGIMPITNASQLLRFSDACGAEVPRWIRLRLQSYGDDVASIRAFGLDVVTDLCDQLRTAGVPGLHFYTMNQADTTLAILQRLDLLPDVA, encoded by the coding sequence ATGGCTTTGTCGTTGAGTTTCGAGTTTTTTCCGCCGAAGACACCGGAGGGCGCCGCCAAGCTGCGTGCCGCGCGCCAGCGGCTCTACGCCGCACGCCCGGATTTCTGTTCCGTCACCTATGGCGCGGGCGGCTCCACGCAGGAGGGGACCTTCGCCACCGTCGCCGAGATCCTGGCCGAAGGGGTGAGCGCGGCGGCGCATTTCTCGTGCATCGGTGCCACGCGCGAGCGCGTGCGCGCGCAACTGGCGCAGCTGCAGGCCATGGGCGTGAAGCGCCTGGTCGCGCTGCGTGGCGACCTGCCCAGCGGCTACGGGTTGGGCGGCGCGTTCACCTATGCGCGCGATCTGGTGGCCTTCATCCGCGCCGAGTTCGGCGATGCGTTTCACATCGAGGTAGCGGCCTACCCCGAGATGCACCCGCAGGCCCGCTCGCCGCAGGCCGACCTGCAGGCCTTCGCCGAGAAGGTGCGCGCGGGGGCTGACTCGGCCATCACGCAGTATTTTTTCAACACGGACGCGTACTTCCGCTTCGTCGACGACGCCTATGCGCTCGGCGTGGACGTGCCGATCGTGCCCGGCATCATGCCCATCACCAACGCGAGCCAGCTGCTGCGCTTTTCCGACGCCTGCGGGGCGGAGGTGCCGCGCTGGATCCGGCTGCGGCTGCAGAGCTACGGCGACGACGTGGCGTCGATCCGCGCCTTCGGGCTGGACGTGGTGACCGATCTGTGCGACCAGTTGCGCACCGCCGGGGTGCCGGGCCTGCACTTT
- the eat gene encoding ethanolamine permease: protein MSSAPTQVARELKPVLGVFSLWGIAVGLVISGEYFGWSYGWATAGTLGFLVATAFVALMYTTFIFSFTELSTAIPHAGGPFAYARRAFGPTGGFVAGFATLVEFIFAPPAISLAIGAYLNVQFPQLDPRWVAVAAYIVFIALNSIGVGIAATFELFVTLLAVVELLVFAGVVAPGWSLANFVSHGWAGADGFTWEAAGGIFAAIPFAIWFFLAIEGAAMAAEEAREPRRTIPIAYIAGILTLVALAFLVMIMAGGVGDWRDLSNINDPLPQAMKRVVGEGSVWMHMLVWIGLFGLVASFHGIILGYSRQMYALARAGYLPPYFAKVHPRFRTPVRALIGGGIVGVLAVFSDQWVTFGGQPLTANIVTMAVLGALVMYIVSMAALFRLRQREPHLPRPFKAPFYPVFPAIALIGGIACLAAVIYYNPALSALFVGLMGLGFVYFRMTHRQRAAAAFDEMLMGQGERDESSAMPAGSIVGAFTDGVSRT from the coding sequence ATGTCATCGGCACCGACACAAGTGGCGCGCGAGCTCAAGCCGGTCCTCGGAGTGTTTTCACTTTGGGGTATCGCAGTGGGGCTCGTGATCTCTGGCGAATATTTCGGTTGGAGTTACGGCTGGGCCACGGCGGGTACGCTGGGCTTCTTGGTGGCGACAGCATTTGTTGCGTTGATGTATACGACTTTTATTTTTAGCTTTACCGAGCTATCGACCGCGATACCGCATGCCGGAGGGCCATTTGCATATGCGCGGCGTGCATTTGGGCCAACCGGAGGTTTCGTCGCTGGCTTTGCCACGCTGGTGGAATTTATTTTTGCTCCGCCCGCGATCTCCTTGGCGATCGGAGCCTACCTCAATGTCCAGTTCCCTCAGCTCGATCCACGCTGGGTGGCTGTTGCTGCTTATATTGTATTTATTGCGTTGAATTCTATTGGCGTGGGGATAGCCGCTACTTTTGAATTGTTTGTCACCCTGTTGGCGGTTGTGGAGTTGTTGGTTTTTGCCGGTGTGGTGGCTCCGGGCTGGTCGCTGGCTAATTTTGTTTCCCATGGTTGGGCCGGGGCGGACGGCTTTACCTGGGAAGCTGCCGGTGGCATCTTTGCGGCGATACCGTTTGCCATTTGGTTTTTCTTGGCGATCGAAGGGGCGGCGATGGCGGCCGAAGAGGCGCGCGAGCCACGGCGGACGATACCGATCGCCTATATCGCTGGAATTTTGACGCTCGTTGCGCTGGCGTTTCTGGTCATGATCATGGCCGGTGGAGTAGGTGATTGGCGGGATCTGTCCAATATCAATGACCCATTGCCGCAGGCAATGAAGCGCGTCGTGGGTGAGGGCAGCGTATGGATGCACATGCTTGTATGGATCGGTCTCTTTGGATTGGTTGCGTCATTCCATGGCATCATTCTCGGTTATTCTCGCCAAATGTACGCTTTGGCGCGCGCCGGATATCTGCCACCATATTTTGCCAAGGTGCATCCGCGCTTTCGTACGCCCGTGCGCGCGCTGATTGGTGGTGGTATCGTCGGCGTGTTGGCCGTCTTCAGCGATCAGTGGGTGACGTTTGGTGGTCAGCCATTGACAGCCAACATCGTCACGATGGCAGTATTGGGTGCGTTGGTTATGTATATCGTTTCGATGGCCGCTCTGTTTCGGCTGCGGCAACGTGAACCCCATCTGCCACGGCCGTTCAAGGCGCCGTTTTACCCCGTTTTCCCTGCGATCGCGCTTATCGGTGGTATCGCCTGTCTGGCTGCCGTCATTTACTATAACCCGGCGCTCAGTGCGCTGTTTGTTGGTCTGATGGGGCTGGGTTTCGTGTATTTTCGGATGACGCATCGGCAGCGTGCAGCGGCGGCCTTCGATGAGATGCTGATGGGGCAAGGGGAACGAGACGAGTCATCGGCAATGCCCGCAGGGTCCATTGTGGGCGCGTTTACGGACGGTGTCTCGCGTACTTGA
- a CDS encoding helix-turn-helix domain-containing protein, translating to MEYAACGGGSSFARFRLKRTEDVHVHARQLQSWDQEYEQVSRGPFQGEVRELTAPGLQVFEEWASCATVQYCKPWHGGIWIGLPSTPSYDGLRFMGRSVTDCAAMWASDEQPFDLLVPAAMGLYGVVLDLQDLQQHLSWREGVPSDSAWTADALAAARLHSLGAVQRQRLAGLVREVLRNLEKNPHVLQHRASYHAMHHAIVGMVCDLLVPQASRHSAADEPSHRRRRTLVRRARQLILDRPQDFLHLSQLCAALHVTRRTLHNCFDTVLGISPAAYLREVRLNAVRRALQDPDLAHLSIADVAAQWGFWHMGHFGQEYKALFGEPPSQTRRTAIGRQLCVGQ from the coding sequence ATGGAGTACGCCGCGTGCGGCGGCGGCAGTTCCTTTGCCCGATTTCGGCTCAAACGCACCGAGGACGTGCACGTACACGCTCGGCAACTCCAATCCTGGGATCAGGAGTACGAGCAAGTCTCCCGAGGCCCTTTCCAGGGCGAAGTACGGGAGCTGACCGCCCCGGGCTTGCAGGTTTTTGAAGAGTGGGCCTCGTGCGCTACCGTGCAGTACTGCAAGCCTTGGCACGGTGGTATTTGGATCGGCTTACCTTCGACGCCGTCTTACGACGGACTGCGCTTCATGGGGCGCAGCGTCACCGACTGTGCCGCAATGTGGGCCAGCGACGAACAGCCCTTCGACCTCCTGGTACCGGCTGCCATGGGACTCTACGGCGTGGTGCTGGATCTGCAGGACCTACAGCAACACCTGTCCTGGCGTGAAGGGGTGCCCAGCGATTCGGCGTGGACAGCCGATGCGTTGGCTGCGGCGCGTTTGCACTCCCTCGGTGCCGTGCAGCGCCAGAGGCTGGCCGGTTTGGTACGCGAGGTGTTACGCAATCTGGAGAAAAACCCCCACGTCCTGCAACACCGCGCCAGCTATCACGCGATGCACCATGCCATCGTGGGCATGGTGTGCGACCTGCTCGTACCACAGGCCTCGCGTCATTCGGCGGCGGACGAACCCAGTCATCGGCGTCGCCGTACATTGGTCCGGCGAGCCCGGCAGCTCATCTTGGATCGCCCGCAGGATTTTTTGCACTTGTCACAGCTCTGTGCAGCCCTGCACGTGACCCGGCGCACACTGCACAATTGCTTCGACACCGTGCTGGGCATTAGTCCCGCTGCATACTTGCGCGAGGTGCGCCTCAACGCGGTACGGCGCGCGCTGCAAGACCCTGATCTTGCCCACCTCAGCATCGCGGATGTGGCGGCCCAATGGGGGTTTTGGCACATGGGGCATTTTGGGCAGGAATACAAAGCGCTCTTTGGCGAGCCGCCATCGCAAACCCGGCGCACCGCGATCGGTCGCCAGCTATGCGTCGGCCAATAG
- a CDS encoding HD-GYP domain-containing protein has translation MYVPLPIDEVTLGEPLPVDVWDPHGRLLLRRGNAIRDAHHREWLVMHNPQVRAEDFRHWTFRYTAAIDRALRSDQPLEKIAGVTRPMGFDDTVDIEPDARPLEEIWADLHASLTLLLHQGEQAQDFTDRFLRIEQRMRTLLRSRVDDSLFVLAQMLFDRAMGYSASHALMCAVIVRLVAQTLGWDEARQRSLQRAALTMNLGMARLHDDLARQDTPLTPEQRRAVLEHPLRGEATLRRLGVRDALWLELVRDHHEQVGGTGYPHGRVDVPPAVQLLHMTDVYVARISPRRTRAGLPAPRAARDVYLDASGMPTPLGASFVKTLGLYLPGTYVELASGETAVVARRGVRANTPLVFAIVGREGLPRGEPPLRDTADRTYEVRRAVPADDVKVRLQPTRLLARL, from the coding sequence ATGTACGTACCGCTGCCCATCGATGAAGTCACGCTGGGGGAGCCCCTTCCCGTGGATGTCTGGGACCCCCACGGCCGGCTGTTGCTGCGTCGGGGCAACGCCATCCGGGACGCCCACCACCGTGAGTGGCTCGTGATGCACAACCCGCAGGTCCGCGCGGAGGACTTTCGGCACTGGACGTTTCGCTACACCGCGGCGATCGACCGGGCGCTGCGCAGCGACCAGCCACTGGAAAAGATCGCCGGCGTCACGCGGCCGATGGGCTTCGACGACACCGTCGACATCGAGCCCGACGCCCGGCCGCTGGAGGAGATCTGGGCCGATCTGCACGCCAGCCTCACGCTGCTGCTGCACCAGGGCGAACAGGCGCAGGACTTCACCGACCGTTTCCTGCGCATCGAGCAGCGCATGCGCACGCTGCTGCGCTCGCGCGTGGACGACAGCCTGTTCGTGCTCGCGCAGATGCTGTTCGACCGCGCGATGGGCTACAGCGCCAGCCATGCACTGATGTGTGCGGTGATCGTGCGGCTGGTGGCGCAGACGCTGGGCTGGGACGAGGCGCGCCAGCGCAGCCTGCAGCGCGCCGCGCTGACGATGAACCTGGGCATGGCGCGGCTGCATGACGACCTGGCGCGGCAGGACACGCCGTTGACCCCGGAGCAGCGCCGCGCCGTGCTCGAGCACCCGCTGCGCGGCGAAGCGACGCTGCGCCGCCTGGGCGTGCGGGATGCCCTGTGGCTGGAATTGGTACGCGACCACCATGAGCAGGTGGGCGGCACGGGCTACCCTCACGGCCGCGTCGACGTCCCGCCGGCGGTACAGCTGCTGCACATGACGGATGTGTACGTGGCGCGCATCAGTCCGCGCCGGACGCGCGCAGGACTGCCGGCACCGCGCGCGGCCCGGGATGTCTACCTGGATGCGAGCGGGATGCCGACGCCCCTCGGGGCGTCGTTCGTCAAGACGCTGGGGCTGTATCTGCCCGGCACCTATGTGGAACTCGCCAGCGGTGAAACGGCTGTCGTCGCGCGCCGCGGCGTGCGGGCCAACACCCCGCTCGTCTTCGCGATCGTGGGCCGCGAAGGACTGCCGCGCGGCGAGCCGCCACTGCGCGACACCGCGGACCGTACGTACGAGGTGCGTCGCGCCGTCCCGGCCGACGACGTCAAGGTGAGGCTGCAGCCGACGCGGTTGCTGGCGCGGCTTTAG